The following proteins are co-located in the Brienomyrus brachyistius isolate T26 unplaced genomic scaffold, BBRACH_0.4 scaffold35, whole genome shotgun sequence genome:
- the LOC125721745 gene encoding LOW QUALITY PROTEIN: leucine-rich repeat neuronal protein 4-like (The sequence of the model RefSeq protein was modified relative to this genomic sequence to represent the inferred CDS: deleted 2 bases in 1 codon), which yields MTTARTWRPLAWTSRSLPGCLCPGESGPNETPDAPVLLEVTKEGSQVVVHWCSPPSAVTHYQILEGQRHLLTASMRARKALLPKLDPGTMVCVEAVNRAGSSSPTKTSCKRYELANNSQHDRWVIGGVLAFVLLLLLALVVFLLRRNKAGSRSRASNPSYRGEVVF from the exons ATGACCACTGCAAGGACCTGGAGACCCCTTGCGTGGACCTCTCGATCTCTACCCGGCTGCCTCTGCCCAGGAGAGAGTGGGCCAAACGAGACTCCGGATGCCCCCGTCCTGTTGGAGGTGACCAAGGAGGGCTCGCAGGTGGTGGTGCACTGGTGCTCACCCCCATCTGCTGTCACCCACTATCAGATCCTGGAGGGTCAGCGTCACCTGCTGACAGCGTCCATGCGAGCCAGGAAGGCGTTGCTGCCGAAGCTGGATCCCGGAACCATGGTGTGCGTGGAGGCTGTGAATCGTGCAGGCTCCAGCAGTCCCACCAAGACTTCATGCAAGCGGTACGAGCTGGCAAACAATAGC CAGCATGACCGCTGGGTCATCGGGGGGGTGTTGGCCTTTGTGCTGCTTCTCCTGTTGGCGCTGGTGGTTTTCCTGCTCAGGAGAAACAAGGCTGGCAGCAGGTCTAGAGCCAGCAACCCATCCTACAGAGGCGAGGTGGTGTTCTGA
- the rnf167 gene encoding E3 ubiquitin-protein ligase RNF167, with translation MSPLGSRGAQLTALVGALCCMVAPPTVHSSIYAHDGNSTSMVFEDQPSFFGGRLPRDGLMGILVESHPLNACVPIDPPPRAFDRNVTKYIVIIRRFDCNFDVKVLHAEQAGYSAAIVYNVHSDSLLNMASDNDTISGQIEIPSVFTSHSAFLSLKEYIIPEAGSYVILWPEFTFPLIYYLIPFTGVMGMIILIMVTILIVRCVQHRKRARRNRLTKEQLKKIPVHKFKKGDEYDMCAICLDEYEDGDKLRILPCSHAYHCRCVDPWLTQTKKTCPVCKQRVIQPDTESEEEDEEEEGRGTGEEADTERTPLLRPSRPGSPSSSEGPGVYSSTAECSGPGPCSDSPLLAHEGYYSPEEEDSDDEEEEEDEEEEDEASLSDGETARLLGRGEVQL, from the exons ATGTCGCCCCTGGGCAGCAGGGGTGCCCAGCTGACCGCTCTGGTTGGGGCTCTCTGCTGTATGGTGGCGCCCCCTACAGTGCACTCCTCCATCTACGCT CACGATGGCAACAGCACCTCCATGGTGTTTGAGGACCAGCCCTCTTTCTTTGGAGGCCGTCTGCCAAGAGACGGCTTGATG GGTATTTTGGTGGAATCCCACCCCCTCAATGCCTGCGTCCCCATCGACCCACCCCCACGCGCCTTCGACAGGAACGTCACCAAGTACATTGTCATCATCAGACGCTTTGACTGCAACTTCGACGTTAAG GTCCTGCATGCCGAGCAGGCTGGCTACAGCGCCGCCATCGTGTACAACGTGCACTCGGACTCCTTGCTCAACATGGCCTCCGACAACG ATACCATCTCGGGGCAGATCGAGATTCCCTCTGTGTTCACCAGCCACTCGGCTTTCCTGTCCCTGAAGGAGTACATTATTCCCGAGGCCGG GTCCTATGTGATCCTGTGGCCCGAGTTCACCTTCCCTCTCATCTACTACCTCATCCCCTTCACCGGAGTGATGGGAATGATCATCCTCATCATGGTCACCATCTTG ATCGTGCGCTGCGTGCAGCACAGGAAACGGGCCAGGAGGAACCGGCTGACCAAGGAGCAGCTGAAGAAGATCCCTGTCCATAAGTTCAAGAAGG GTGACGAGTATGACATGTGCGCCATTTGCCTGGACGAGTACGAGGATGGGGACAAGCTAAGGATTTTGCCCTGCTCCCATG cctatcACTGCAGGTGTGTAGATCCATGGCTGACCCAGACCAAGAAGACCTGCCCGGTCTGTAAGCAACGCGTCATCCAGCCAGACACAGAGTCcgaggaggaggacgaggaggaagagggCAGGGGGACCGGGGAAGAGGCTGACACGGAGCGCACGCCCCTGCTGCGGCCCTCGCGGCCCGGCTCGCCCTCCTCCAGTGAGGGCCCGGGGGTGTACTCCTCCACCGCAGAATGCTCAGGGCCCGGGCCCTGCTCCGACTCGCCCCTGCTCGCCCACGAGGGGTACTACTCTccggaggaggaggactctgatgacgaggaggaggaggaggacgaggaggaggaagacGAGGCCAGTCTCAGCGACGGGGAGACCGCCCGCCTCCTCGGCAGGGGGGAGGTGCAGCTGTGA
- the spag7 gene encoding LOW QUALITY PROTEIN: sperm-associated antigen 7 homolog (The sequence of the model RefSeq protein was modified relative to this genomic sequence to represent the inferred CDS: deleted 1 base in 1 codon), whose product MADLLGSILSSMEKPPTVGDQESRRKAREQAARMKKMQEDEKKKKADFRKRMEKEVSDFIQDSGVQKKKYSPMGKIERSILHDVAEVAGLTSFSFGEDEESRYVMIFKKEFAPSDEELEAYRKGEEWDPQKAEQRRRLKEQAVLEEHEASRTQKRAASPSSNYRDKYSHLIGTSAAKDAAHTLQANRAYGCVPVANKRDTRSIEEAMNAIRAKKRQKREGEEPAADGSGSSLS is encoded by the exons ATGGCGGACCTTCTGGGCTCGATCTTGAGCTCCATGGAAAAACCTCCGACCGTCGGTGACCAGGAAAGCCGGCGAAAAGCTCGAG AGCAGGCAGCCAGAATGAAGAAAATGCAGGAAGATGAAAAGAAGAAGAAAGCTGACTTCAGAAAACGA ATGGAGAAAGAGGTGTCGGACTTTATCCAGGACAGCGGTGTCCAGAAGAAGAAGTATAGCCCCATGGGGAAGATCGAGAGGAGCATCCT GCATGACGTAGCAGAAGTTGCCGGACTGACGTCGTTCTCGTTCGGCGAAGACGAGGAGAGCAGATACGTCATGATATTCAAGAAG GAGTTCGCCCCGTCGGACGAGGAGCTGGAAGCCTATCGGAAGGGGGAGGAGTGGGACCCCCAAAAGGCAGAGCAGAGGCGTAGACTGAAG GAGCAGGCCGTGCTGGAGGAGCATGAGGCCAGCCGGACCCAGAAGCGGGCGGCATCGCCCAGCTCAAACTAC CGCGACAAGTACAGCCACCTGATCGGCACCTCGGCGGCCAAAGACGCTGCACACACGCTGCAGGCTAACCGAGCGTACGGCTGTG TTCCCGTGGCCAATAAGAGGGACACGCGCTCCATCGAGGAGGCTATGAACGCAATCCGGGCTAAGAAACGGCAGAAGAGGGAGGGCGAAGAGCCGGCGGCAGACGGCAGCGGCAGCAGCCTATCttga
- the LOC125721744 gene encoding LOW QUALITY PROTEIN: profilin-1-like (The sequence of the model RefSeq protein was modified relative to this genomic sequence to represent the inferred CDS: inserted 1 base in 1 codon), with translation MSWDGYITNLMDGNYVKDAAIVGCEPGQESVWASHPGGDFARITPSEIKRLLLKDRNELFRNGLTLANTKCTVLRDELGDADGLTMDLRTKATDQEPDTFNISVGKSHKAVCLIKGXKEVHGGLLNRKVHGIAEYLKKSGF, from the exons ATGTCCTGGGACGGGTATATCACGAATTTGATGGATGGGAATTACGTGAAGGACGCCGCTATCGTGGGGTGCGAGCCCGGCCAGGAGTCCGTATGGGCGTCGCACCCCGGGGGAGACTTCGCCCGGATCACG ccaAGTGAAATCAAGCGGCTATTGCTAAAGGACCGCAACGAGCTGTTCCGCAATGGTTTGACGCTGGCGAACACCAAATGCACGGTACTCCGCGATGAGCTAGGCGACGCGGACGGGCTCACCATGGACTTGCGCACCAAGGCGACCGACCAAGAGCCAGACACCTTCAACATCTCCGTGGGAAAATCTCATAAAG CTGTGTGCTTGATTAAAG ATAAAGAAGTACACGGAGGTTTGCTGAATCGCAAGGTGCACGGCATTGCTGAGTACCTAAAGAAGTCTGGCTTCTGA